The Arvicanthis niloticus isolate mArvNil1 chromosome 2, mArvNil1.pat.X, whole genome shotgun sequence genome includes a window with the following:
- the Defb116 gene encoding beta-defensin 116, producing MPAPKPYFVTVVVLLILADKTTGGLFRFRSSQSREPWISCELYQGICRNACQKYEIQYFTCLKNRKCCLKFPMKITSF from the exons ATGCCAGCCCCAAAACCATACTTTGTGACCGTGGTTGTCCTGCTGATCCTGGCAGACAAGACCACAG GTGGCCTGTTCAGGTTCCGCAGTAGCCAGAGTCGAGAGCCATGGATTTCATGTGAGCTTTACCAGGGGATATGCAGAAATGCCTGCCAGAAATATGAGATCCAATACTTTACCTGCCTAAAGAACAGGAAATGCTGCCTCAAATTTCCTATGAAGATTACCAGTTTCTAA